One window of the Arthrobacter sp. zg-Y919 genome contains the following:
- a CDS encoding lytic transglycosylase domain-containing protein, with amino-acid sequence MLTAAPVSAADPYPSWEDIQQAKSSESAKAAEADKLEGLLTGLREEAGSLGDAAVTARSRYNAAKDALAASDKELASLAAQKEAAAGRSAELLRQVAALAAQTYKTGGAASDSTALLLLDPEASADALHGADLMDRVSSRAGNLYAEAMAAEKIAAGLGEQEQQARNVRAGLAADAERALDDAGASAAAAGKAVEEEEARKSQLLAQLADLHGSTAEAEEARLRGIAAEKAFAEQQAAAERAARAAGSGQAGQPGQPGKPGAPIQPAAPAPAPAPVPAPAPAPAPAPVQPAPVQPAPAPAPVQPVDDPAGAQNYAAGRMGAYGWDSNEFRCLVNLWNRESNWRTSADNPYSDAYGIPQSLPGSKMATHGADWQTNYRTQINWGLDYIKSRYGTPCGAWAHSERVNWY; translated from the coding sequence GTGCTCACTGCGGCGCCCGTTTCCGCTGCCGACCCGTACCCCTCCTGGGAAGACATCCAGCAGGCAAAGTCCTCCGAATCGGCCAAAGCCGCCGAAGCCGACAAGCTTGAAGGCCTGCTGACCGGACTGCGCGAGGAGGCAGGCAGTCTTGGCGATGCCGCCGTGACGGCCAGGAGCCGCTACAACGCGGCGAAGGACGCCCTGGCTGCCAGCGACAAGGAACTCGCCTCGCTTGCTGCGCAAAAGGAGGCAGCCGCGGGGCGCTCGGCAGAGTTGCTGCGCCAAGTCGCCGCCCTCGCAGCCCAGACCTACAAGACCGGGGGCGCGGCATCGGACAGCACAGCCTTGCTGCTGCTCGACCCCGAGGCCTCGGCTGATGCGCTCCACGGCGCGGACCTGATGGACCGGGTCTCGTCGCGGGCAGGGAACCTGTACGCCGAAGCCATGGCGGCGGAAAAAATTGCCGCCGGGCTGGGGGAACAGGAACAGCAGGCCCGGAACGTCCGAGCCGGGCTGGCCGCTGACGCAGAGCGGGCGCTGGACGACGCGGGAGCTTCCGCAGCCGCCGCCGGCAAGGCCGTGGAGGAAGAAGAAGCCCGGAAGTCTCAGCTGCTCGCCCAGCTGGCGGACCTGCACGGCAGTACTGCCGAGGCGGAGGAAGCACGGCTGCGGGGGATAGCGGCTGAAAAGGCATTTGCAGAGCAGCAGGCCGCAGCCGAGCGGGCGGCACGTGCCGCGGGATCCGGCCAGGCCGGTCAACCGGGTCAGCCGGGGAAGCCGGGGGCACCAATCCAACCGGCCGCCCCTGCTCCGGCGCCTGCACCCGTTCCGGCTCCCGCTCCAGCACCCGCTCCTGCCCCGGTTCAACCCGCGCCGGTTCAACCCGCGCCGGCGCCTGCCCCGGTACAGCCGGTGGACGATCCGGCCGGGGCACAGAACTACGCTGCGGGGCGTATGGGTGCCTACGGCTGGGACTCCAATGAGTTCCGCTGCCTGGTGAATCTTTGGAACCGGGAGTCGAATTGGCGTACGAGTGCGGATAACCCCTACAGCGACGCCTACGGTATCCCGCAGTCACTGCCCGGCAGCAAGATGGCCACCCACGGCGCCGACTGGCAAACGAACTACCGGACCCAGATCAACTGGGGCCTGGACTACATCAAGTCCCGCTACGGAACGCCGTGCGGGGCATGGGCCCACTCAGAGCGGGTCAACTGGTACTAG
- the hflX gene encoding GTPase HflX: MTIHNPRATSSDQNSTPELSPSDIQGVIDRILAKDTAVETKTAAAGDQTRGRALALSDDDNGHSAHDGEQQDLEERRALRRVAGLSTELEDVTEVEYRQLRLERVVLAGLWSEGTSADAENSLKELAALAETAGSEVLDGIIQRRQKPDPGTFLGSGKAQELKEIVMATGADTVIVDSELAPSQRRGLEDIVKVKVIDRTALILDIFAQHAKSREGKAQVELAQLEYLLPRLRGWGESMSRQAGGQVGSASAGMGSRGPGETKIELDRRKIRTRMAKLRREIAAMKPARETKRANRHRNSVPSVAIAGYTNAGKSSLLNRLTDAGVLVENALFATLDPTIRKAQTEDGIGYTLADTVGFVRSLPTQLVEAFRSTLEEVADADLILHVVDASHPDPEGQIAAVRTVLAEVDARKVPEIIVLNKADAADPFVLERLRQRESRHVVVSARTGEGIPELMQAISEGIPRPGVDLELLVPYERGDVVSRLHQQDAEILALEHGEEGTRLHVKVREGLAAELEPFVAHG; the protein is encoded by the coding sequence ATGACCATCCACAACCCCCGTGCCACGAGTTCTGACCAGAATTCCACCCCGGAACTGAGCCCTTCGGACATCCAAGGGGTCATCGACAGGATTCTCGCCAAGGACACCGCGGTCGAAACCAAGACCGCCGCTGCCGGCGACCAGACGCGCGGGCGCGCTCTGGCACTATCCGACGACGACAACGGGCACTCCGCCCACGACGGCGAGCAGCAGGACCTGGAAGAACGCCGCGCACTGCGCCGCGTTGCAGGCCTCTCCACGGAACTCGAGGACGTCACCGAGGTTGAATACCGCCAGCTGCGGCTGGAGCGGGTTGTCCTCGCCGGACTCTGGAGCGAAGGCACTTCCGCCGACGCGGAGAACTCCTTGAAGGAACTCGCCGCCCTGGCGGAGACCGCGGGCTCGGAAGTCCTCGACGGAATCATCCAGCGCCGCCAGAAGCCGGACCCCGGCACCTTCCTCGGCTCCGGCAAGGCCCAGGAACTCAAAGAGATCGTGATGGCCACCGGAGCGGACACTGTCATCGTGGACAGCGAACTGGCTCCGTCCCAGCGCCGCGGGCTGGAAGACATCGTCAAGGTCAAGGTCATCGACCGGACGGCACTCATCCTGGACATCTTCGCCCAGCACGCCAAGTCCCGCGAGGGCAAGGCCCAGGTCGAGCTGGCCCAGCTGGAATACCTCCTTCCGCGCCTGCGCGGCTGGGGTGAATCCATGTCCCGCCAGGCAGGCGGCCAGGTCGGCAGCGCCAGCGCAGGTATGGGTTCGCGCGGTCCCGGTGAAACGAAGATCGAACTGGACCGCCGGAAGATCCGCACCCGGATGGCGAAACTGCGCCGCGAAATTGCGGCCATGAAACCGGCACGCGAAACCAAGCGGGCCAACCGCCACCGCAACTCCGTGCCCTCGGTAGCCATCGCCGGCTACACCAACGCGGGCAAGTCCTCGCTGCTCAACCGGCTCACCGATGCCGGCGTGCTGGTGGAGAATGCCCTCTTTGCCACCCTGGATCCCACCATCCGCAAGGCCCAGACCGAAGACGGCATTGGCTACACGCTGGCGGACACCGTCGGCTTTGTCCGGTCGCTGCCCACCCAGCTGGTCGAAGCCTTCCGGTCGACGCTGGAGGAAGTGGCCGACGCAGACCTCATCCTGCACGTGGTTGATGCCTCGCATCCGGACCCGGAGGGCCAGATTGCGGCCGTCCGTACGGTCCTGGCCGAGGTGGACGCCCGCAAGGTCCCCGAAATCATCGTGCTGAACAAGGCCGACGCCGCTGATCCGTTCGTCCTGGAACGGCTGCGTCAGCGCGAGTCCCGGCACGTAGTGGTTTCCGCCCGCACCGGTGAAGGCATCCCCGAGCTGATGCAGGCGATTTCCGAGGGGATTCCGCGCCCGGGTGTCGACCTTGAATTGCTGGTGCCCTACGAGCGCGGCGACGTTGTCTCCCGGCTTCACCAGCAGGACGCCGAAATCCTCGCCCTGGAACACGGCGAGGAGGGCACCCGGCTGCATGTGAAGGTCCGTGAAGGACTGGCAGCGGAGCTGGAGCCGTTCGTGGCCCATGGGTAG
- the dapF gene encoding diaminopimelate epimerase, which produces MTNTSAVSAASLSASGFPASLSGLPFAKGHGTGNDFVLVADPGGTRELSAGDVAAVCDRHRGVGADGFIRAVRSEHVPEGRALLQTAPEAEWFMDYRNSDGSVSEMCGNGVRVFVHFLLAENLVELAEGASLVIGTRAGLKTVTRTAGGYAVDMGPWEFIYPDHAAAKSMDTVVDADGLEVPRPGLSVSMGNPHTVVALAELKELAATNLAKAPSVQPEPANGTNVEFVVPAEPLVEDGVGLVTMRVHERGVGETLSCGTGACAAAVATRFWAGPEAPDAWAVTVPGGVVGVRFLTGPEGREHVELSGPAVLVARGVLL; this is translated from the coding sequence GTGACCAACACTTCTGCCGTCTCCGCTGCTTCCCTGTCCGCCTCCGGCTTTCCCGCCTCCCTGTCCGGACTGCCCTTTGCGAAGGGACACGGCACCGGCAACGACTTTGTGCTGGTAGCCGATCCCGGGGGTACCCGTGAATTGTCCGCCGGAGACGTCGCTGCTGTCTGCGACCGGCACCGCGGCGTAGGTGCCGACGGTTTCATCCGCGCCGTCCGCTCCGAGCATGTCCCCGAAGGCCGCGCCCTGCTGCAGACGGCCCCCGAGGCGGAATGGTTTATGGACTACCGCAACTCGGACGGCAGCGTCTCGGAGATGTGCGGCAACGGAGTCCGTGTGTTTGTGCACTTCCTGCTGGCCGAGAATCTGGTGGAACTGGCGGAGGGCGCAAGCCTGGTCATCGGCACCCGCGCCGGCCTCAAGACCGTCACCCGGACGGCCGGCGGCTACGCGGTGGACATGGGCCCCTGGGAGTTCATCTACCCCGACCACGCGGCGGCCAAATCCATGGATACCGTCGTGGACGCGGACGGGCTCGAAGTTCCCCGGCCCGGCCTCTCGGTCAGCATGGGCAACCCGCACACCGTGGTGGCCCTTGCCGAACTGAAGGAACTCGCAGCGACCAATCTGGCCAAGGCACCGTCGGTGCAGCCCGAGCCCGCCAACGGAACCAACGTGGAGTTTGTGGTGCCCGCCGAGCCGCTCGTGGAAGACGGCGTGGGACTGGTGACCATGCGCGTGCACGAGCGCGGTGTGGGTGAAACCCTGTCCTGCGGGACGGGCGCCTGCGCCGCCGCCGTCGCCACCCGGTTCTGGGCCGGACCGGAAGCACCGGATGCGTGGGCCGTGACCGTACCGGGCGGCGTCGTCGGCGTCCGTTTCCTTACCGGTCCCGAGGGGCGCGAGCACGTGGAACTGAGCGGTCCCGCCGTGCTCGTGGCACGCGGAGTCCTGCTCTAG
- a CDS encoding methyltransferase yields MGSDHYFSSTPSGPEVRRPLRVSLNGTERTLQTAGGIFSPGGIDKGTAVLLEEVPAPPQTGNFLDIGCGWGPIALTLALKSPAARVYAVDVNERSLALTRDNAAALGCTNIKAALPGEVDPEVRFDTIWSNPPIRIGKEELHALLLLWLPRLAPGGTAWMVVQKNLGADSLQRWLAETLPAGFAVSRHSTSKSFRILKVERSA; encoded by the coding sequence ATGGGTTCAGACCACTATTTCTCTTCCACTCCGTCCGGACCCGAGGTCCGCAGGCCGCTGCGCGTCAGCCTTAACGGGACCGAACGGACGCTGCAGACCGCGGGCGGAATCTTCAGCCCAGGCGGAATCGATAAGGGCACCGCTGTGCTGCTGGAGGAGGTCCCCGCCCCGCCGCAGACGGGCAACTTCCTGGACATCGGGTGCGGCTGGGGTCCCATTGCGCTGACTCTGGCACTGAAGTCCCCGGCCGCACGGGTTTACGCCGTCGACGTTAACGAGCGCTCCCTCGCGCTGACCCGCGACAACGCCGCCGCGCTGGGCTGCACGAACATCAAAGCCGCCCTGCCCGGGGAGGTGGATCCGGAAGTGCGCTTTGACACCATCTGGTCCAATCCGCCTATCCGGATCGGCAAGGAGGAGCTGCATGCCCTGCTGCTGCTCTGGCTCCCCCGGCTGGCCCCGGGAGGTACGGCGTGGATGGTGGTGCAGAAGAATCTCGGTGCCGACTCCCTGCAGCGCTGGCTGGCGGAAACGCTTCCTGCCGGCTTCGCTGTCTCGCGGCACAGCACTTCCAAGTCCTTCCGGATCCTGAAGGTGGAGCGCAGCGCCTAG
- a CDS encoding LysM peptidoglycan-binding domain-containing protein, with protein sequence MSVHVLPFASAHSHAPARNHAAARSLAPAASAESAPLRLTRRGRLILVGAPLMLAAAALLAFLGFFTAPAMASGGSPEQTRTIQVGVSAGDSLWSLATEFAPDRDPRTVVADIVELNNLDNATVPAGRQLYIPVSR encoded by the coding sequence ATGTCAGTACACGTACTTCCCTTTGCATCCGCACACAGCCACGCTCCTGCCCGCAATCATGCTGCTGCCCGCAGCCTTGCTCCTGCTGCATCCGCTGAATCCGCGCCGCTCCGCCTCACCCGCCGCGGCCGCCTGATCCTGGTCGGTGCACCCCTGATGCTCGCAGCCGCTGCCCTGCTGGCTTTCCTGGGCTTCTTCACTGCGCCCGCCATGGCCTCCGGCGGCTCCCCGGAGCAGACCCGCACCATCCAGGTGGGCGTCTCAGCAGGCGACTCTCTGTGGTCCCTTGCCACGGAGTTCGCCCCGGACCGTGACCCCCGCACCGTGGTGGCTGACATTGTGGAACTGAACAACCTGGACAACGCCACCGTTCCGGCCGGCCGCCAGCTGTACATCCCCGTTTCCCGCTGA
- a CDS encoding ATP-dependent DNA helicase, translated as MGRKGTQGPEQVLELLDTAVSAMGGQNRPGQHEMARQVAEAIESGDHLLVQAGTGTGKSLAYLIPLIAHALESDKPALVSTATLALQAQIVGRDLPRLLKTLEPQLPREVDVALLKGRSNYVCLHKTGGGFPEEDEAGTLFMMGGEQAVTHPVPAGGPTSALGRDVVRLQEWAQETETGDRDELLPGVSDRAWRQVSVTSMECLGAQKCPVADLCFSERARAKAAEADLVITNHAMLAISAFEGLAVLPDYDVVVIDEAHELQDRVTGAVTGQLSGTIISAAVSAARKHTSATMEPLAAAGRAFDQVFAPVPSGLLAAGLSEDQELVLGQVREACRTALSDSKPEGSDSVDGGRQMARSRLMAVLELCERVLDAVNSGEVLWASRASTFTPGAGYTAPEEDAPPTLNVAPLSVAGRLREGLFDGHTVVLTSATLAIGAEFGPVAGALGLLGAGAPKWTGTDVGSPFDYPRQGVLYVAKDLPKPGRGTSPQQLDELEALITASGGGALGLFSSRRAAEEAAEAMRKRVDFPILCQGESTMSALVQQFADDDETCLFGTMSLWQGVDVPGASCRLVIMDRIPFPRPDDPLMTARTRAVAKAGGNGFMSVSATHAAVRLAQGAGRLIRASGDKGVVAVLDSRLATERYGSFLRAALPPFWATTDRSVVLKALQRLAAEPAGAGK; from the coding sequence ATGGGTAGGAAAGGCACGCAGGGGCCGGAGCAGGTCCTGGAACTGCTCGACACCGCGGTGTCGGCCATGGGCGGGCAAAACCGCCCGGGCCAGCACGAGATGGCCCGGCAGGTGGCTGAGGCCATCGAGTCCGGCGACCACCTGCTGGTACAGGCGGGCACCGGTACCGGTAAGTCCCTGGCGTACCTCATTCCGTTGATTGCCCATGCCCTAGAGAGCGACAAGCCGGCCCTGGTCTCGACCGCGACCCTCGCCCTGCAGGCCCAGATTGTGGGGCGTGACCTTCCGCGCCTGCTGAAGACCCTCGAGCCGCAGCTTCCGCGGGAGGTTGATGTGGCGCTGCTCAAAGGCCGCAGCAATTACGTCTGCCTGCACAAGACCGGCGGCGGCTTCCCCGAAGAAGATGAAGCCGGGACGCTGTTTATGATGGGCGGCGAGCAGGCCGTCACGCACCCGGTACCGGCCGGCGGGCCCACCTCGGCGCTGGGGCGCGACGTCGTCCGCCTGCAGGAATGGGCGCAGGAGACCGAAACCGGTGACCGGGATGAGCTGCTGCCCGGTGTCAGCGACCGTGCCTGGCGCCAGGTGTCCGTCACCTCCATGGAATGCCTGGGCGCGCAAAAGTGCCCGGTGGCGGATTTGTGCTTCAGCGAACGTGCCCGGGCCAAGGCCGCCGAGGCCGACCTGGTCATCACGAACCACGCCATGCTGGCCATCAGTGCCTTTGAAGGACTCGCTGTCCTGCCCGATTACGACGTGGTGGTGATTGACGAGGCCCACGAACTGCAGGACCGCGTCACCGGTGCCGTCACCGGGCAGCTCTCCGGAACCATCATCTCCGCCGCCGTCTCGGCCGCACGCAAGCACACCTCCGCCACGATGGAGCCCCTGGCTGCAGCGGGCCGGGCGTTCGACCAGGTCTTTGCCCCGGTTCCCTCCGGCCTGCTGGCCGCCGGGTTGTCCGAAGACCAGGAACTGGTGCTGGGCCAGGTCCGCGAAGCGTGCCGCACGGCCCTGTCGGATTCCAAGCCGGAAGGTTCGGACAGCGTGGACGGCGGGCGGCAGATGGCCCGTTCCCGGCTCATGGCGGTTCTGGAACTGTGCGAACGCGTCCTCGACGCCGTGAACTCGGGTGAGGTGCTCTGGGCCTCGCGCGCAAGCACCTTCACACCCGGAGCCGGCTACACAGCTCCGGAGGAAGATGCACCACCCACCCTCAACGTGGCACCGCTGTCCGTGGCCGGACGGCTGCGTGAAGGCCTCTTCGACGGGCACACCGTAGTGCTGACGTCGGCCACACTGGCCATCGGCGCGGAGTTCGGCCCGGTGGCCGGAGCCCTGGGGCTGCTGGGTGCCGGTGCACCCAAATGGACCGGCACCGACGTCGGCAGTCCATTCGACTATCCCCGACAGGGTGTCCTGTATGTGGCCAAGGACCTGCCGAAGCCGGGGCGCGGCACGTCCCCGCAGCAGCTGGACGAGCTGGAGGCGCTGATCACGGCCTCCGGCGGGGGAGCACTGGGCTTGTTCTCCTCCCGCCGCGCCGCCGAAGAAGCGGCGGAAGCCATGCGCAAACGCGTGGACTTCCCGATCCTCTGCCAGGGGGAGTCCACCATGTCCGCCCTGGTGCAGCAGTTCGCCGACGACGACGAAACGTGCCTGTTCGGCACCATGTCCCTGTGGCAGGGAGTGGACGTTCCCGGTGCTTCCTGCCGGTTGGTGATCATGGACCGGATTCCGTTCCCGCGCCCTGATGATCCGTTGATGACCGCGCGGACGCGGGCCGTGGCCAAAGCGGGTGGGAACGGCTTTATGAGCGTTTCAGCCACCCATGCCGCGGTCCGCCTGGCCCAGGGAGCTGGACGCCTGATCCGGGCGTCCGGGGATAAGGGCGTAGTCGCGGTGCTCGACTCACGCCTGGCGACGGAACGGTACGGAAGCTTCCTGCGGGCAGCGCTGCCGCCCTTCTGGGCGACTACTGACCGTTCCGTGGTGCTGAAGGCGCTGCAGCGGCTTGCCGCGGAACCGGCAGGCGCGGGGAAGTAG
- the lexA gene encoding transcriptional repressor LexA, with translation MARVTNGSTPSSAAPAPAGRTKGLTARQTKILETIQRSVNTNGYPPSMREIGDIVGLASLSSVTHQLSQLEKLGYIRRDPKRPRAMEILVPLLLRDGSPRRGGADTADSAGTGGKAASKDGSVSRMDGANRSAGSQSVPDLTTAIDTAMVPLVGRIAAGGPILADQQVEEVVPLPRQLVGHGDLFMLRVAGDSMVDAAICDGDWVVVRRQPTAENGDIVAALLEDEATVKTFRQRNGHTWLLPQNTRYEPILGDEATIMGKVVSVMRSL, from the coding sequence GTGGCCCGTGTTACCAATGGCAGCACCCCCTCCTCTGCCGCGCCCGCGCCGGCGGGGCGCACCAAGGGCCTCACTGCCCGGCAGACCAAGATCCTGGAGACCATCCAGCGCTCGGTGAATACCAACGGTTATCCCCCGTCAATGCGGGAAATCGGCGACATCGTTGGGCTGGCCAGCCTGTCGAGCGTCACCCACCAGCTGAGCCAGCTGGAAAAGCTCGGCTACATCCGCCGCGATCCCAAGCGCCCGCGCGCCATGGAGATCCTGGTTCCGCTCCTGCTCCGTGACGGCTCCCCGCGCCGGGGAGGCGCCGACACGGCAGACAGCGCCGGCACCGGCGGTAAGGCTGCGTCAAAGGACGGCTCCGTGTCCCGCATGGACGGTGCCAACCGCTCTGCGGGTTCGCAGAGCGTTCCCGACCTCACCACCGCCATCGACACGGCCATGGTGCCGCTGGTGGGACGCATCGCCGCCGGCGGTCCTATCCTTGCGGACCAGCAGGTTGAAGAGGTGGTTCCCCTTCCGCGCCAGCTGGTCGGACACGGTGATCTTTTTATGCTCCGGGTCGCCGGAGACTCCATGGTGGATGCCGCCATCTGCGACGGGGACTGGGTGGTGGTGCGCCGTCAGCCCACCGCCGAAAACGGCGACATTGTTGCCGCACTCCTCGAAGATGAGGCCACCGTGAAGACGTTCCGGCAGCGTAATGGACACACCTGGCTGCTGCCGCAGAACACCCGCTACGAACCCATCCTCGGTGACGAAGCCACCATCATGGGCAAGGTTGTCAGCGTCATGCGTTCGCTCTAG
- the miaA gene encoding tRNA (adenosine(37)-N6)-dimethylallyltransferase MiaA: MGGTGRSAAERPVIAVVGPTGSGKSDLGVALALELGGEVINADSMQFYRGMDIGTAKITLAERRGVPHHLLDILDVTDEASVSAFQGSARALIEEIRGRGNFPILVGGSGLYVRAALDVLEFPGTDPTVRAGIEAELEVRGLPALQARLRDADPVSAERISDARRVVRALEVFELTGRPFSSFMPVREYVSPAVQIGLSVERPVLHERLARRVDAMVDAGLLEEVRRLEPAGLRTGRTASRALGYAQFLAVLDGKATTAEAAEATVIATRQFARRQLTWFRADPRITWLDHNDPDLLSHAAAAVRAACRPSILDR; encoded by the coding sequence CTGGGCGGCACCGGACGCTCCGCCGCTGAACGTCCCGTGATCGCCGTCGTCGGCCCCACCGGCTCCGGTAAGTCCGATCTGGGTGTTGCCCTCGCGCTGGAACTCGGCGGGGAGGTGATCAATGCGGATTCGATGCAGTTCTACCGGGGCATGGATATCGGCACCGCGAAGATTACCCTCGCCGAGCGGCGCGGTGTGCCGCACCACCTGCTGGACATCCTGGATGTCACCGACGAGGCCAGCGTGTCGGCGTTCCAGGGCTCCGCGCGTGCCCTGATCGAAGAGATCCGGGGACGGGGAAACTTCCCTATCCTGGTGGGCGGTTCCGGCCTGTACGTCCGGGCTGCCCTGGATGTCCTTGAATTCCCGGGTACCGATCCCACTGTCCGTGCCGGCATCGAGGCCGAGCTGGAGGTCCGGGGCCTGCCGGCCCTGCAGGCGAGGCTCCGGGACGCGGACCCGGTGTCCGCCGAGCGGATCTCCGATGCCCGCCGGGTGGTGCGCGCCCTGGAAGTGTTTGAGCTGACCGGACGCCCGTTCAGTTCCTTCATGCCCGTGCGGGAGTATGTTTCCCCCGCCGTGCAGATTGGCCTGAGCGTGGAGCGGCCGGTGCTGCACGAGCGCCTGGCGCGCCGGGTGGACGCGATGGTGGACGCAGGGCTGCTGGAGGAGGTCCGGCGGCTGGAGCCGGCCGGGCTGCGGACAGGCCGCACGGCATCGCGTGCCCTCGGCTACGCCCAGTTCCTGGCCGTCCTGGACGGGAAAGCCACCACGGCGGAGGCCGCCGAGGCCACTGTGATCGCAACCCGCCAGTTCGCCCGGCGGCAGCTGACCTGGTTCCGTGCCGATCCCCGGATCACCTGGTTGGACCATAACGACCCCGACCTCCTCAGCCATGCGGCGGCAGCCGTCCGGGCAGCGTGCCGGCCCAGTATCCTTGATAGGTGA
- the miaB gene encoding tRNA (N6-isopentenyl adenosine(37)-C2)-methylthiotransferase MiaB, whose product MSLTVSSPAPAAPAVQPRTYEVRTFGCQMNVHDSERISGLLEGAGLVPSDGELADVVVFNTCAVRENADNKLYGNLGLLAPVKEKRPGMQIAVGGCLAQKDRDTILRKAPWVDAVFGTHNIGSLPALLERARHNATAELEILESLDVFPSTLPTKRDSVYSGWVSISVGCNNTCTFCIVPSLRGKERDRRPGEILAEIRALVDDGAIEVTLLGQNVNSYGVEFGDRGAFAKLLRACGDIEGLERVRFTSPHPAAFTDDVIEAMAETPNVMPQLHMPLQSGSDKVLKDMRRSYRSKKFLGILDRVRERMPHAAISTDIIVGFPGETEADFCATLDVVEQSRFANAFTFQYSKRPGTPAAELADQLPKAVVQERYERLTALQDRIAAEENAKQIGTTVEVMVTAASGRKSGETGRLSGRARDQRLVHFSVPDGAPVPRPGDLVTVPVTAAAAFHLISDPAGPADYSLRRSRAGDAWDRSLAESCGVPAGPAAARSGVSLGMPALPPRS is encoded by the coding sequence GTGAGTTTGACTGTTTCCTCTCCTGCCCCCGCGGCCCCTGCTGTGCAGCCCCGAACCTATGAGGTGCGCACCTTCGGCTGCCAGATGAACGTGCATGACTCGGAGCGTATTTCAGGGCTGCTGGAAGGCGCCGGTCTGGTGCCGTCCGACGGCGAACTGGCCGACGTCGTCGTGTTCAATACCTGTGCGGTGCGGGAGAACGCGGACAACAAGCTGTACGGCAACCTCGGCCTGCTCGCGCCGGTCAAGGAGAAACGGCCCGGAATGCAGATTGCCGTTGGCGGCTGCCTGGCCCAGAAGGACCGGGACACCATCCTGCGGAAGGCACCCTGGGTGGACGCAGTCTTCGGCACCCACAACATCGGCTCGCTGCCCGCCCTGCTGGAACGGGCACGGCACAATGCCACAGCCGAACTGGAAATCCTCGAATCACTGGATGTCTTTCCCTCCACCCTGCCCACCAAACGGGACTCCGTGTATTCGGGCTGGGTCTCCATCTCCGTGGGCTGCAACAACACCTGCACCTTCTGCATCGTGCCCTCGCTGCGCGGCAAGGAACGGGACCGGCGGCCGGGGGAGATCCTGGCCGAAATCCGCGCCCTGGTGGACGACGGCGCCATCGAAGTCACGCTGCTGGGCCAGAATGTGAACTCCTACGGGGTGGAATTCGGCGACCGCGGGGCCTTCGCGAAGCTGCTGCGTGCCTGCGGAGACATCGAAGGGCTGGAACGTGTCCGGTTCACCAGCCCGCACCCCGCCGCATTTACCGACGACGTCATTGAAGCCATGGCCGAGACCCCCAACGTGATGCCGCAGCTGCACATGCCGCTGCAGTCCGGTTCGGACAAGGTCCTCAAGGACATGCGCCGCTCCTACCGCTCGAAGAAGTTCCTGGGCATCCTGGACCGGGTCCGGGAACGGATGCCGCACGCCGCCATTTCCACGGACATCATCGTGGGATTCCCGGGGGAGACGGAGGCGGACTTCTGCGCCACGCTCGACGTCGTCGAGCAGTCCCGTTTCGCGAACGCCTTCACCTTCCAGTACTCGAAGCGCCCGGGCACCCCGGCGGCCGAGCTTGCCGACCAGCTGCCCAAGGCTGTGGTGCAGGAACGGTATGAGCGCCTCACCGCACTGCAGGACCGGATTGCCGCAGAAGAAAACGCCAAGCAGATAGGCACCACGGTCGAGGTGATGGTCACTGCCGCGTCCGGCCGCAAGTCCGGTGAAACCGGGCGGCTCTCCGGACGTGCCCGGGACCAGCGCCTGGTGCATTTCTCGGTGCCCGACGGCGCGCCGGTGCCGCGCCCGGGTGACCTGGTGACCGTGCCCGTTACGGCTGCGGCTGCTTTCCATCTGATCTCCGACCCTGCCGGTCCGGCCGATTACTCCCTGCGGCGCTCACGGGCGGGCGATGCCTGGGACCGGTCGCTGGCCGAATCCTGCGGTGTGCCCGCCGGACCGGCAGCAGCCCGCAGCGGTGTGTCCCTGGGTATGCCGGCCCTGCCCCCGCGTTCCTGA